The following DNA comes from Methyloterricola oryzae.
AGCCGCCGTCCCGGGCGCGGATGATGTCGTCAACGCTGTTCTGATTGGTAATCTGGACTTGCGTCAGCCCATTCTTCCCCTTGCTGTACAGATCGTAGTCCGAGTTGATGGGGTTGAGGGCGTGGTCCTTGCGCACGCTGCCCATGATGCTCGGCCCGCCGTTGGCGATGTTGAGATAGACATAGGGCCGGCCCCAGGGGTCATTGCCGCCATTGGGCAGGCGCGAAGCGATCTCCGCGAGGTTGGTGGGGTAGCGGAACTGCTCGGTATAAAACTCCTGGATCTGGGTCTGTATCTTCAGCAGATCGCCGATGGCCGCCTTGTTCCGAGCCTTGTCCGTATAGCCGCGGTAGGCCGGAAGGGCAATGGCCGTCAGCACCGCGACCACGGCCAGGGCCATCATGATTTCTTGCAGGGTGAAGCCGGACTGCGGGGGCCGGCCTTGGGGGTTTGAATTGGCGTGCATGGTACCGTCAGAAAAAGCCCACAAAGAGCTTAGCAGAGCTACGGATTTCGTATCGGACCGTGACAAAAAGGAAGAAAACGTGTTGGACGCGAGGGCAAGTTAGGGGCGTGGCGGAGAGTAACAGCCCGCGATTCTGAAGATGCCCTTACTCCTTC
Coding sequences within:
- a CDS encoding type IV pilin protein; the encoded protein is MHANSNPQGRPPQSGFTLQEIMMALAVVAVLTAIALPAYRGYTDKARNKAAIGDLLKIQTQIQEFYTEQFRYPTNLAEIASRLPNGGNDPWGRPYVYLNIANGGPSIMGSVRKDHALNPINSDYDLYSKGKNGLTQVQITNQNSVDDIIRARDGGFVGLSSDF